Genomic window (Drosophila willistoni isolate 14030-0811.24 chromosome 2L unlocalized genomic scaffold, UCI_dwil_1.1 Seg196, whole genome shotgun sequence):
TTTGGAAACTATGCCCTATTGGGCATGTACCTCCTGTCCATAGTCTTCACAATTATTCTTATACTGATTGTTCCATTCTTGATTGATCCGTGCATAGGACATCGTGTGCCCTTGGAGGAATCAGCTTTGCGCACGGAAATGGAACGTCTGACCGAGGCAGTGGGTTTTCCCATCGAGCAGGTGCACATTATACAGGTCAATGATCCCAACACGGGCAGCAATGCCTTCTTCTATGGCTGTTGTTGCCTCAAGAGGATAGTGATATTTGATACGCTGCTTCTGAATCGAGGACAAAGGAATACCAGCGATCTATTGCCCCATGAGGTGGGCAAGGGTCTGCGGGATAATCAAGTGATTGCCGTTGTATCCCATGAGCTGGGTCACTGGATGCATGGACATTTCTATCGAGCCATTATTCTCTTCAAAATTCACATTCTGCTGACGTTTCTGCTATTCGCCCTGTGCTTTTCCCATGGACCCATCTATCAGGCAATGGGCTTTGAGCCGGGCGTCCAACCCATTATAGTCGGGTTTGTGGTCATGTTTGGTTTCGTTTTGACACCATATACGACCTTGGCCAACTTTGTTTTACTAACCAATACGCGGCATTTTGAGTATCAGGCCGATAGCTTTGCCTATGAGCTGGGCTATGATCGGGATCTGCGGGAGGCTCTACTCAAGTTGTATGCCGACAATTTGACATATCCCATCACGGATCCCTGCTACTCCTGCTGGAATCATACACACCCCACCATATTGGATCGTTTGGAGCGGTTGGAGAGTCTAGAGAGAGGAGAACGCTTTAGTTGACATTTCATttcgaaattgaaatttttgacaCTTGCAACTCATAGCCGTAGTAAAAAAACTCAGCTCCCTTTGAGAATATCGAATATATCAAATGTttctacatatattttaaattcaattgagtttagtaattatttatttgtttatatacatttttgtttccaGGGAAACATGATATATTTTGATGGCATTCTATGACAATTGGCCAAAAGTGGACCCCGAAGTCCTACTATGGCTCTTAATAGCTATATTAGTTGTAGATCACATGTGGGAGATAATCCTAACGATGAGACAGGTGAAAGATGGCGTCAAAGAAGGACAAATCCTTGTTCAAAACTAAtaactctccctctctctctgtagaAACTGGTTTGTCTGAATGCTATAATGGTACCTGAAGAACTGCGAATGGTTATACCTCCAGAGATTTATCATCGTGCCCGAATCTATGAGTTGCATAAGGCGGAACTTTTTATATGGAAACATGTCATTGATATGATTTTGAGTGCTGTGGAGCTTTACTTCGGTTTCTATCCCTTCCTCTGGGGTCTGGCTGTGAAGACTCTGAAACATCTTACGAAAAATGAGATCTTTATTTCGCCGATATTTGTATTCTATTTGACCATCTATATATGCCTGAGATTTCTGCCAACTTTGGCCTATGATAAATGCATTCTGGAGCTGCGTTATGGATCGCAAAGAAGGTTTCCCTGCTATTTGTATTTCTGCATTTCAATCATAGCGATTCTCTTGAGTCAACTGGTCCTCGCTCCGTTCACCATGGGCGTTGTGTTTTTTGTGACATTAGTTGGCTATTGGTTTTTCCTTTGGTTCTGGTTAATATGGGCTCTGTGCACTCTGATGTTGGTCTTTTTGCTGCCCTATTGCTGTATTCCCTGCATTGGTAGACAAGAGAGATTGCCCCAAGGTCCTCTGTATCAGGATATCAAGAAGGTTTGCGATATGACGGGATTCCCCATGGACCGTGTCTTCATCATACGGACCAAGACGATGCAATATAGCAACGCATATTTCTATGGCAGCTGTTGCCTGAAGAGAATTGTGATCTTTGACACGTTGCTGTACAATAAGGGTCTGGAACCCTCCCAACTGCAGCCATACGAGTTGGGCAGAGGTTTACCCAATCAGCAAGTGGCCGGAGTGGTTGCCCATGAGCTGGGCCATTGGAAGTACGGACATTTCTACAAGGCCACAGTGATCATGAAAGTTCATTTCTTTCTCACAATGCTGCTATTTGGTCTATTCTTCCATTGTCCCCAACTCTACGAGGCCGTACGCTTTCATCCTGGTGTGTGTCCCATAATTGTTGGCTTCATCATAGTTCTGCGCTTCGCCCTAACGCCGTATCTAACGTTGGCCAATTTCCTAATGCTGTGGAATCTGCGCCGTTTCGAATACACAGCCGATCGTTTTGCCCATCATTTGGGTTATTCCATTCAACTGAGGCAGGCTCTAATCAAAATCTATGCGGATCATCTCAGTTTCCCCGTCTATGATAATTGCTATGCTCGTTGGCATCACACCCATCCCACAATCTTGCAGAGATTGGCCTATCAGCAGAAACTCGATGTGGAGAGTTAATAGAAAATGGGAATCTAAATTGTATTTAAAGTAatctttgatttttgtttcacttattgttagatggaaatatatatttcgtttagttcaTATtaatctatgtatgtgtgtgagtgtgtgtgtgtcttgtgaatgtttaaattgttttgttcaaaatataaatcaacATGTCCTCCGTTGGACACATAACTAAATTGATTGTCAACATAAATAAATGGTAAGTTGGTGACTAGGACTTCAAGGATCTAATTTAACTTGCTCTATTCCTTTAGCCAAACCCGCATCACTTATGCAGATGGCTCTACACGTACGCTCAGTGCAAATCCTTCGGGTTTTTCATTTCATGCGATGTTACCTACTCCCAGCATTAAGGTTGATTCCAATCCAGCCACTGCCTTCCTTGCGAAACATTTCGATAgtgaaaataattttcttttgccaCGGAACAATGATCATCGTTATGAATATGATCTGAGATATTGCTATACAGAGACTCTGGATTGGCCTAAGCTGCAAGTGGCTGAAATCAAGGAATGGCCATGGCCAAAAGAAGAATCTTTGCAGATATTCAATAGGTTTTGGCATTTGGATAACTGTTTTTGCAAAGATTTTGTGATCACTAATCAATTTCAGCATCCCAACTGGTAAGGAAACTTTTCTCAGTCTATATCTTCCCATGATTTATGTAAATGCTTTTCCTTTGTCCTAGTT
Coding sequences:
- the LOC6639698 gene encoding CAAX prenyl protease 1 homolog, whose product is MSANFWNDPDHLLHIIITILIVDNLWSLYLLLREIRMVYRVVEVPEVISPYLPQELFERMRKYKLHKSWFTVVNTLVFVITIGVIELYFGFYGWLWNLATKCAVAPWMEHETVVSILFILFLSTYMTIKALPGHLYETYCIPSVQTKYYPPLGKRILKEVIEIILWLMVMIVLVLAIVYSFIAFGNYALLGMYLLSIVFTIILILIVPFLIDPCIGHRVPLEESALRTEMERLTEAVGFPIEQVHIIQVNDPNTGSNAFFYGCCCLKRIVIFDTLLLNRGQRNTSDLLPHEVGKGLRDNQVIAVVSHELGHWMHGHFYRAIILFKIHILLTFLLFALCFSHGPIYQAMGFEPGVQPIIVGFVVMFGFVLTPYTTLANFVLLTNTRHFEYQADSFAYELGYDRDLREALLKLYADNLTYPITDPCYSCWNHTHPTILDRLERLESLERGERFS
- the LOC6639697 gene encoding CAAX prenyl protease 1 homolog, which produces MAFYDNWPKVDPEVLLWLLIAILVVDHMWEIILTMRQKLVCLNAIMVPEELRMVIPPEIYHRARIYELHKAELFIWKHVIDMILSAVELYFGFYPFLWGLAVKTLKHLTKNEIFISPIFVFYLTIYICLRFLPTLAYDKCILELRYGSQRRFPCYLYFCISIIAILLSQLVLAPFTMGVVFFVTLVGYWFFLWFWLIWALCTLMLVFLLPYCCIPCIGRQERLPQGPLYQDIKKVCDMTGFPMDRVFIIRTKTMQYSNAYFYGSCCLKRIVIFDTLLYNKGLEPSQLQPYELGRGLPNQQVAGVVAHELGHWKYGHFYKATVIMKVHFFLTMLLFGLFFHCPQLYEAVRFHPGVCPIIVGFIIVLRFALTPYLTLANFLMLWNLRRFEYTADRFAHHLGYSIQLRQALIKIYADHLSFPVYDNCYARWHHTHPTILQRLAYQQKLDVES
- the LOC111519816 gene encoding uncharacterized protein LOC111519816, coding for MSSVGHITKLIVNINKCQTRITYADGSTRTLSANPSGFSFHAMLPTPSIKVDSNPATAFLAKHFDSENNFLLPRNNDHRYEYDLRYCYTETLDWPKLQVAEIKEWPWPKEESLQIFNRFWHLDNCFCKDFVITNQFQHPNCFCLQIKETMDHVNEMVSLEDNDKSETGETLLSTDLNTKMMSVNGYLKELNDLLELQDKLNKRLAKKKRKRLSLEKY